The following are encoded in a window of Streptomyces sp. Go-475 genomic DNA:
- a CDS encoding lysyl oxidase family protein translates to MTRRRTARLRRTLLAGTTAVAVTAVTAGIVAAAQEPAKAATGPELSLVAATTSMTLTTWKEDPGVYLDLGTYLIAEGTPLELKVTRKSYKDPVTVTQTVFQGGKTKTKKLPTGTVKDFSGLPGFSEITFTDEAGDKVLTRSESFCPNNASGRVRPDAPATSKYPESCPTNPFTLGSVWGVEKGWAANTYGGSYTEPVQLPAGTYTAEVGVAKKYRDLFGIADKKATVKVTVVERSYEDEERSTGAAPRSAKAGEHAGHGAGHQAPTAHAGHGPGHAPSPAEAAAPMTSGAGPSYNVGHGPLKAAPPALPWALKKKQQKSAPSPRAGDSGGQTDGSRQAPALTPSSKRPTGKPSVPDVPKPDLRSLPAYGITVTDGAEDIPGKDYLAFSANVWNAGPAQLVVDGFRSPGKDKMDAFQYFYDAKGKQVGYTPTGTMEWDPRPGHEHWHFTDFASYRLLKADKKEAVRSGKEAFCLANTDAIDYTVKNANWHPNNTDLSTACGEENSISVREVLDVGSGDTYTQDLPGQSFDITDVPNGTYYIQVLANPDKRLQETDVDNNSALRKIVLGGEPGKRTVTVPAHDLVDAN, encoded by the coding sequence ATGACCAGAAGACGCACCGCCCGGCTGCGGCGCACGCTGCTCGCCGGCACCACGGCCGTCGCCGTGACGGCCGTTACGGCCGGCATCGTGGCCGCGGCGCAGGAGCCCGCGAAGGCCGCGACCGGCCCCGAGCTGAGCCTCGTCGCGGCGACCACTTCGATGACGCTCACCACCTGGAAGGAGGACCCGGGTGTGTACTTGGACCTCGGCACCTACCTCATCGCCGAGGGGACGCCGCTGGAGCTCAAGGTGACCCGGAAGTCCTACAAGGACCCGGTGACCGTCACCCAGACCGTGTTCCAGGGCGGCAAGACCAAGACGAAGAAGCTGCCCACGGGCACCGTGAAGGACTTCTCCGGGCTGCCCGGCTTCTCGGAGATCACCTTCACCGATGAAGCCGGCGACAAGGTCCTCACCCGCAGTGAGAGCTTCTGCCCGAACAACGCCAGCGGCCGCGTGCGGCCCGACGCGCCCGCCACCTCCAAGTATCCGGAGAGCTGCCCCACCAACCCCTTCACCCTGGGCTCCGTGTGGGGCGTCGAGAAGGGTTGGGCGGCCAACACCTACGGGGGCTCCTACACCGAGCCGGTCCAGCTGCCGGCCGGTACGTACACGGCCGAGGTCGGTGTCGCAAAGAAGTACCGCGACCTGTTCGGCATCGCCGACAAAAAGGCCACGGTCAAGGTGACCGTGGTGGAACGAAGCTACGAGGACGAAGAGCGCTCCACCGGGGCGGCGCCCCGCTCCGCGAAGGCCGGCGAGCACGCCGGGCACGGTGCCGGTCACCAGGCGCCGACCGCCCACGCCGGTCACGGCCCGGGGCATGCCCCGTCCCCCGCCGAGGCGGCCGCGCCGATGACGAGCGGTGCGGGTCCCTCGTACAACGTGGGCCACGGTCCGCTGAAGGCCGCGCCGCCGGCCCTGCCGTGGGCGCTGAAGAAGAAGCAGCAGAAGTCCGCACCGTCTCCGCGAGCCGGGGACAGCGGCGGCCAGACCGACGGCTCGCGTCAGGCGCCCGCTCTCACACCGTCGTCGAAGCGGCCCACCGGCAAGCCCTCCGTCCCGGACGTCCCCAAGCCGGACCTGCGCTCGCTGCCGGCCTACGGCATCACCGTCACCGACGGCGCCGAGGACATCCCCGGCAAGGACTACCTGGCGTTCAGCGCCAACGTCTGGAACGCCGGCCCGGCGCAGCTCGTGGTGGACGGGTTCCGCTCGCCCGGCAAGGACAAGATGGACGCCTTCCAGTACTTCTACGACGCCAAGGGCAAGCAGGTCGGCTACACCCCGACCGGCACCATGGAGTGGGACCCGCGCCCGGGGCACGAGCACTGGCACTTCACCGACTTCGCCAGTTACCGGCTGCTGAAGGCCGACAAGAAGGAGGCCGTGCGCAGCGGCAAGGAAGCGTTCTGCCTGGCCAACACCGACGCGATCGACTACACGGTGAAGAACGCCAACTGGCACCCGAACAACACCGACCTGTCCACCGCCTGCGGTGAGGAGAACTCGATCTCCGTGCGCGAGGTGCTGGACGTCGGATCCGGTGACACCTACACCCAGGACCTGCCGGGCCAGTCGTTCGACATCACCGACGTGCCCAACGGCACCTACTACATCCAGGTGCTGGCCAACCCCGACAAGCGGCTGCAGGAAACCGACGTCGACAACAACAGCGCCCTGCGGAAGATCGTGCTCGGCGGCGAGCCGGGGAAGCGGACGGTCACCGTGCCGGCGCACGACCTGGTCGACGCCAACTGA
- a CDS encoding 2-phosphosulfolactate phosphatase, translating to MSDWFLQQEYGVRFEWGPTGARQLAPDVACLVVVDVLSFTTSVTVAVEAGTQVFPYAWRDESASTFAQNKRAALAVGRRAVTSASPWSLSPARLRQAPFTPRLVLPSPNGSAIAAAAGDSTVVAGCLRNATAVGRWLARHGYGTVERPLAVIAAGERWPDGSLRPAVEDLLGAGAIIDDLRSRGVGPLSPEAVAAQACFTRTLDVADAVAACSSGLELVRSGFADDVLIASELDASAIVPVLTDGAFNHGTDGTGARPRTGSAG from the coding sequence ATGAGCGACTGGTTCCTGCAGCAGGAGTACGGAGTCCGATTCGAGTGGGGCCCCACCGGTGCCCGACAGTTGGCGCCCGATGTCGCGTGCCTGGTGGTGGTCGACGTGCTGTCCTTCACGACATCCGTGACCGTCGCCGTCGAGGCAGGAACCCAGGTCTTTCCCTATGCCTGGCGTGACGAGTCGGCGTCCACGTTCGCCCAGAACAAGAGGGCGGCGCTGGCCGTCGGGCGGCGCGCCGTCACTTCGGCTTCACCGTGGTCGCTGTCACCGGCACGACTCCGGCAAGCCCCGTTCACTCCCCGCCTCGTGCTGCCCTCACCGAACGGATCAGCCATCGCCGCGGCGGCAGGCGATTCCACGGTAGTGGCGGGCTGTCTGCGGAACGCCACAGCTGTCGGCCGGTGGCTGGCCCGGCACGGCTACGGAACGGTGGAACGTCCCCTCGCGGTGATCGCTGCTGGTGAGCGGTGGCCGGACGGAAGCCTGCGACCCGCGGTGGAGGACCTGCTGGGTGCCGGTGCGATCATCGATGACCTGAGGTCGCGAGGCGTCGGCCCGCTGTCCCCCGAGGCGGTCGCCGCGCAGGCATGCTTCACCCGGACTCTCGATGTCGCGGATGCCGTCGCTGCCTGCTCTTCGGGCCTTGAACTGGTTCGGAGCGGGTTCGCCGATGACGTGCTCATCGCGAGCGAACTCGACGCCAGCGCGATCGTGCCCGTCCTGACGGACGGAGCCTTCAACCACGGCACCGACGGGACGGGGGCGCGACCGAGGACCGGTTCAGCCGGGTGA
- a CDS encoding alpha/beta fold hydrolase, with protein MTASSSAAFARTVRGTGPGLLLAHGAGGGIEANYGPIMEGLAARHTVVGVDYPGAGATPKAQSPLDIDELAEQLVAAADAEGLDTFAVSGFSLGGPVAIRLAARHPERVTSLVLSATFAHTDTRTDLVASIWQQLFASGQHSVLAEYLNLMTLSEAALNFLAPAQVQAAAEQVALTLPSGTGDHVDLVRRVDVRADLAGIAVPTLVVVTTADPLISPALQRQLAAAIPDAETAELPTGHLPFVERPEEWLKLISDFLARS; from the coding sequence ATGACCGCCTCCAGCTCCGCCGCCTTCGCTCGCACCGTCCGCGGCACCGGCCCCGGCCTCCTCCTCGCCCACGGCGCGGGCGGCGGCATCGAGGCCAACTACGGACCGATCATGGAGGGACTCGCCGCACGGCACACCGTCGTCGGAGTCGACTACCCCGGCGCCGGCGCCACGCCGAAAGCCCAGAGCCCCCTCGACATCGACGAGCTGGCCGAACAACTGGTCGCGGCGGCCGATGCCGAGGGGCTCGACACGTTCGCGGTCAGCGGGTTCTCACTCGGGGGACCCGTCGCCATCCGCCTCGCCGCGCGTCATCCCGAGCGCGTCACCTCACTCGTGCTCAGCGCCACCTTCGCGCACACCGACACCCGTACCGACCTGGTCGCATCCATCTGGCAGCAGCTGTTCGCATCCGGTCAGCACAGCGTCCTCGCGGAATACCTGAACCTGATGACGCTGAGCGAAGCAGCCCTGAACTTCCTCGCCCCCGCCCAGGTCCAGGCCGCCGCGGAACAGGTCGCACTCACCCTCCCCTCCGGCACCGGCGACCACGTCGACCTGGTGCGGAGGGTCGACGTCCGCGCCGACCTCGCCGGCATAGCCGTACCCACGCTCGTCGTCGTGACCACCGCCGACCCGCTCATCTCCCCGGCCCTGCAGCGGCAGCTCGCCGCCGCCATCCCCGACGCCGAGACCGCGGAACTCCCGACCGGACACCTGCCCTTCGTCGAACGCCCCGAGGAGTGGCTGAAGCTCATCAGCGACTTCCTGGCACGCAGCTGA
- a CDS encoding TetR/AcrR family transcriptional regulator, protein MSSGNTPAKAAPRRSRRAFDRDKALAVALREFWTHGYETTSVASLTEAMGINPPSLYAAFGDKRQLFDEAVQLYMRRHGARLEQGADARSAIATLLRSLAADYTDPSHPPGCLIITGATNCAPGSQDVKAKLRAMREETKASIAARIRADVDAGLLAADVDADGLAAFFAAVVQGMNQQACDGAGRETLERVVDAAMAAWPGTPARRGPASVPSPTE, encoded by the coding sequence ATGAGCAGCGGAAACACCCCGGCCAAGGCCGCGCCCAGGCGGAGCCGGCGCGCCTTCGACCGCGACAAGGCCCTGGCCGTCGCGCTGCGGGAGTTCTGGACGCACGGTTACGAGACGACGTCCGTCGCCTCCCTCACCGAGGCGATGGGGATCAACCCGCCGAGCCTGTACGCCGCCTTCGGCGACAAGCGGCAACTGTTCGACGAGGCGGTCCAGCTGTACATGCGCCGCCACGGAGCCCGTCTGGAGCAGGGCGCGGACGCCCGCTCCGCCATCGCCACGCTGCTGCGGAGCCTGGCCGCCGACTACACCGACCCGAGTCACCCGCCGGGCTGCCTCATCATCACCGGGGCGACCAACTGCGCGCCCGGCTCGCAGGACGTGAAGGCCAAGCTGCGGGCCATGCGTGAGGAGACGAAGGCTTCGATCGCCGCCCGCATCCGCGCCGACGTCGACGCGGGGCTGCTCGCCGCCGACGTGGACGCCGACGGGTTGGCGGCCTTCTTCGCGGCGGTCGTCCAGGGGATGAACCAGCAGGCGTGCGACGGCGCAGGGCGAGAGACGCTGGAGCGGGTGGTCGACGCGGCAATGGCGGCGTGGCCGGGCACGCCGGCCCGGCGAGGACCGGCATCGGTGCCCTCACCCACCGAATGA